In a genomic window of Erigeron canadensis isolate Cc75 chromosome 5, C_canadensis_v1, whole genome shotgun sequence:
- the LOC122601934 gene encoding protein TsetseEP-like, whose product MATAQVVSATTAFHDEKIEEQQPIKKPQEDQEIKNSSTDDQETKPQPQEEELQLSKEPEADSTAAPKEEIAAAPEADPEPEQEAQPEPEPEVVLAAEVETKVVLKLEEASEEEVKEDSLAKVAPEPCVEEEAKESETGPTDQVTKPEPEPEAEPEEKAAEKKEEGDDATEDDQ is encoded by the exons ATGGCCACCGCTCAG GTTGTATCAGCAACAACTGCATTCCATGATGAGAAAATTGAGGAACAACAACCAATCAAGAAACCACAAGAAGATCAGGAGATCAAGAACAGCAGCACGGATGATCAAGAAACCAAGCCACAGCCACAAGAGGAGGAGCTGCAGCTCTCAAAGGAACCAGAAGCTGACAGCACTGCTGCACCTAAAGAAGAGATTGCAGCAGCTCCAGAAGCTGATCCCGAACCAGAACAAGAAGCCCAGCCCGAACCAGAACCCGAAGTAGTCCTTGCAGCTGAAGTTGAAACCAAAGTGGTTCTGAAATTAGAAGAAGCTTCGGAGGAGGAAGTTAAGGAAGATAGCCTTGCAAAGGTGGCACCAGAGCCATGTGTTGAGGAAGAGGCTAAAGAATCCGAAACCGGGCCAACTGATCAGGTTAcaaaacccgaacccgaacctGAAGCAGAGCCAGAAGAGAAGGCTGctgagaagaaagaagaaggtgATGATGCAACTGAGGATGATCAGTAG
- the LOC122600097 gene encoding uncharacterized protein LOC122600097 isoform X1, whose translation MGGRGLTTVGTGSDVFVAAVPLRATKGPPQLVMSAAYSLYLSWDVQHFMVLSTSPAPLPSQVLVFDFQPEDPENIYAALAALSGRKIPGVLQTRKMKKLPKTRCWRVGSCNVDVVEAMHTFNSNWDTDLIVGQHDCRHYTNGLVECLTGEKDVLDRLKRSQKSFT comes from the exons ATGGGTGGCAGGGGATTGACCACGGTAGGAACCGGAAGTGACGTGTTTGTAGCGGCAGTACCACTAAGAGCCACCAAGGGACCACCGCAGTTGGTGATGTCAGCTGCCTACTCTCTATATCTTTCTTGGGATGTACAACACTTCATGGTCCTTTCCACTTCCCCTGCTCCTCTTCCTTCTCAG gtattggtttttgattttcaacCGGAAGATCCGGAAAATATATATGCAGCACTTGCAGCTTTGTCGGGCAGGAAAATACCTG GAGTTCTGCAAACgagaaagatgaagaaattGCCAAAAACAAGATGTTGGAGGGTAGGATCTTGTAATGTGGATGTTGTCGAGGCAATGCACACGTTTAATAGCAATTGGGATACTGATCTGATAGTTGGTCAGCATGATTGTCGCCATTACACAAATG GATTGGTGGAGTGCCTGACCGGTGAGAAGGATGTGCTGGATCGTTTGAAAAGAAGTCAAAAGAGCTTCACTTGA
- the LOC122600097 gene encoding uncharacterized protein LOC122600097 isoform X2, translated as MGGRGLTTVGTGSDVFVAAVPLRATKGPPQLVMSAAYSLYLSWDVQHFMVLSTSPAPLPSQVLVFDFQPEDPENIYAALAALSGRKIPGVLQTRKMKKLPKTRCWRVGSCNVDVVEAMHTFNSNWDTDLIVGQHDCRHYTNVIFL; from the exons ATGGGTGGCAGGGGATTGACCACGGTAGGAACCGGAAGTGACGTGTTTGTAGCGGCAGTACCACTAAGAGCCACCAAGGGACCACCGCAGTTGGTGATGTCAGCTGCCTACTCTCTATATCTTTCTTGGGATGTACAACACTTCATGGTCCTTTCCACTTCCCCTGCTCCTCTTCCTTCTCAG gtattggtttttgattttcaacCGGAAGATCCGGAAAATATATATGCAGCACTTGCAGCTTTGTCGGGCAGGAAAATACCTG GAGTTCTGCAAACgagaaagatgaagaaattGCCAAAAACAAGATGTTGGAGGGTAGGATCTTGTAATGTGGATGTTGTCGAGGCAATGCACACGTTTAATAGCAATTGGGATACTGATCTGATAGTTGGTCAGCATGATTGTCGCCATTACACAAATG TGATATTCCTTTAA
- the LOC122600098 gene encoding uncharacterized protein LOC122600098 gives MIQVLAVMSRNIRNMKKSTKVADENMFTEGNGVELPVMNHGARQGSFNGFSIIYSILRAPLSLLSCLSSHSHGAADGVWVSGEFARISEVNHHILVSDSMRLSERPTNKVRLPRITQWQKATS, from the exons ATGATACAGGTGTTGGCGGTGATGAGTCGAAACATTCGGAACATGAAGAAAAGTACCAAAGTGGCTGATGAGAACATGTTTACTGAAGGAAATGGAGTTGAGCTTCCAGTTATGAATCATGGTGCAAGACAAGGGTCGTTTAACGGTTTTTCTATTATTTACAGCATTTTAAGAGCGCCACTTTCGCTTCTTTCATGCCTCTCTTCTCACTCACATGGTGCTGCAGATGGAGTTTGGGTTTCTGGCGAATTTGCAAGGATATCAGAGGTGAATCATCATATTTTGGTCAGTGACAGCATGCG TTTGTCTGAACGGCCAACGAATAAAGTCCGGCTACCCAGGATAACTCAATGGCAAAAGGCGACCTCATAA
- the LOC122600618 gene encoding germin-like protein subfamily 1 member 7 has protein sequence MASHLLLFGLLMATCSLILASDPSPLQDFCVADPNSKVFVNGVVCKDPKLVKADDFLFRGLNVMGNTYNDVGSNVTLVNVDMLPGLNTLGISLARIDYAPNGINAPHTHPRATEILTVIEGSLLVGFVTSNPENNLFTKVLEVGDVFVFPEGLIHFQANVGHGNALAIAGLSSQNPGAITIANAVFGSNPDIDANILAKAFQVDADVVTKIQAKF, from the exons ATGGCGTCTCATTTGCTTCTATTCGGACTCTTGATGGCAACTTGTTCGCTCATTTTGGCTTCGGACCCTAGTCCTCTCCAGGACTTCTGTGTAGCGGATCCAAATAGCAAAG TTTTCGTGAATGGCGTGGTTTGCAAAGATCCTAAACTTGTGAAAGCGGATGATTTTCTTTTTAGAGGGCTCAACGTTATGGGAAATACATATAATGATGTTGGGTCTAACGTGACTCTCGTGAACGTAGACATGCTACCAGGGCTAAACACTTTAGGTATTTCCTTGGCTCGAATTGACTACGCACCAAATGGTATTAACGCTCCACACACGCATCCTCGAGCCACTGAAATCTTGACTGTAATTGAAGGTAGTCTTCTAGTTGGGTTTGTGACTTCCAACCCTGAGAACAATCTCTTCACAAAAGTACTTGAAGTGGGTGACGTTTTCGTGTTCCCAGAAGGTCTAATTCACTTCCAAGCGAACGTTGGACATGGCAATGCTCTTGCTATTGCTGGTTTGAGTAGTCAAAATCCAGGGGCAATTACTATCGCAAATGCTGTGTTTGGATCAAATCCTGATATTGATGCCAATATTCTTGCCAAGGCCTTTCAAGTTGACGCCGATGTCGTTACTAAAATTCAGGCCAAGTTCTAG
- the LOC122600619 gene encoding putative germin-like protein 2-1, translated as MASQLLLLGLLLFATFSRILATDPSQLQDFCVADPNSDVLVNGVVCKDPKLVKADDFFFRGLNMMGNTYNDVGSNVTQVTVAQLAGLNTLGISMVRIDFAPYGLNAPHTHPRATEILTVIKGSLLVGFVTSNPNNTLFTKVLEVGDVFVFPQGLIHFQANVNGHDNAVAIAGLSSQNPGVITIANAVFGSNPDIDANILAKAFQVDVDVVTKIQAKF; from the exons ATGGCGTCTCAATTGCTTTTACTCGGTCTCTTATTATTTGCAACGTTTTCGCGCATTTTGGCTACGGACCCTAGCCAACTCCAAGACTTCTGTGTGGCAGATCCAAATAGCGATG ttttggtGAACGGGGTGGTTTGCAAAGATCCGAAGCTTGTGAAAGCAGATGATTTCTTTTTTAGAGGGCTCAACATGATGGGAAATACATACAATGATGTCGGGTCTAATGTGACTCAAGTGACTGTAGCACAGTTAGCCGGACTAAATACTTTAGGTATTTCCATGGTTCGTATTGACTTCGCACCATATGGTCTTAACGCTCCACACACGCACCCTCGAGCCACTGAAATCTTGACTGTAATCAAAGGTAGTCTACTAGTTGGGTTTGTCACCTCTAATCCTAATAACACCCTCTTCACAAAAGTACTTGAGGTGGGTGACGTTTTCGTGTTCCCACAAGGTTTAATTCACTTCCAAGCAAACGTCAACGGACATGACAATGCTGTTGCTATTGCTGGTTTGAGTAGCCAAAATCCCGGGGTCATTACTATTGCAAATGCTGTGTTTGGATCAAACCCTGATATCGATGCCAATATTCTTGCCAAGGCCTTTCAAGTTGACGTCGACGTCGTTACTAAAATTCAGGCCAAGTTCTGA
- the LOC122600558 gene encoding putative germin-like protein 2-1: MASYLLLLGLLFTTFSCILATDPSQLQDFCVADPNRKVFVNGVVCKDPKLVKADDFFFRGLNMMGNTYNDVGSNVTQVFVAQLAGLNTLGISMVRIDYAPLGINAPHTHPRATEILTVIEGRLLVGFVTSNPDNTLFTKVLEVGDVFVFPQGLIHFQANIDEHANAVAIAALSSQNPGVITIANAVFGSNPDIDANILAKAFQVDVDVVTKIQAKF; this comes from the exons ATGGCGTCTTATTTGCTTTTACTCGGTCTCTTATTCACAACTTTTTCGTGCATTTTGGCTACGGACCCTAGTCAACTCCAGGACTTCTGTGTGGCTGATCCAAATAGAAAAG TTTTCGTGAACGGCGTGGTTTGCAAAGATCCAAAGCTTGTGAAAGCAGATGATTTCTTTTTTAGAGGGCTCAACATGATGGGAAATACGTACAACGATGTCGGGTCTAATGTGACTCAAGTGTTTGTAGCACAGTTAGCAGGATTGAACACTTTAGGCATTTCCATGGTTCGTATTGACTACGCACCATTAGGCATTAACGCTCCACACACGCACCCTCGAGCCACTGAAATCTTGACTGTAATTGAAGGTAGACTACTAGTAGGGTTTGTCACTTCTAACCCGGATAACACCCTCTTCACAAAAGTACTTGAAGTGGGCGACGTTTTCGTGTTCCCACAAGGTTTAATTCACTTCCAAGCAAACATCGACGAACATGCCAATGCCGTTGCTATTGCTGCTTTGAGTAGCCAAAATCCGGGGGTCATTACCATCGCAAATGCTGTGTTTGGATCAAACCCCGATATCGATGCAAATATTCTTGCCAAGGCCTTTCAAGTTGATGTCGATGTCGTTACTAAAATTCAGGCCAAGTTCTAA